A stretch of the Natribaculum luteum genome encodes the following:
- a CDS encoding MarR family transcriptional regulator: MSIDRDTFENTSEDELEELSVPDQVLGFLAANQDRAFKAREIASQIGVDEGAVSTALSRLKDRGLVEHKATYWAVTDDAERLDGYSGYERATALFNDQLGTEDKEAWREHAPQEPHPSVEDEQ, encoded by the coding sequence ATGTCCATCGACCGAGACACCTTCGAGAACACGAGCGAAGACGAGCTCGAAGAACTCTCCGTGCCTGATCAAGTCCTCGGATTTCTCGCCGCCAACCAGGATCGAGCGTTCAAGGCCCGCGAAATCGCCTCCCAGATCGGCGTCGACGAGGGCGCAGTCAGCACCGCGCTCTCACGGTTGAAGGACCGTGGTCTGGTCGAACACAAGGCGACGTACTGGGCGGTGACTGACGACGCTGAGCGCCTCGACGGATACAGCGGGTACGAACGAGCAACGGCTCTGTTCAACGACCAACTCGGTACAGAGGACAAGGAAGCGTGGCGCGAGCACGCACCGCAGGAACCCCACCCGAGCGTCGAGGACGAACAGTGA
- a CDS encoding MFS transporter, translated as MKGRTRNLGAICGMLALSSLLWFNYSAVLPLVVDDWDLSSVQAGVVYSAFQAGYLLLVVPVGLLADRRSTRHVIAVGATVSAVATLAFALLARGFLTGTVLRFVAGLGMAAVYVPGMRFVSDWYPVDRGRAMGVYVGTFSVSSGFSFVLASSVAARFGWRAALAATGLLALGAGPLLLGVGSDPDVPDRSTASIDFSVLRNRAYLLTVGVYSAHNWELFGVRNWLPAFLVSTTAIAATGQPATIAGAVAGAVTAMSGVGNLAGGWISDRVGRPRVIAVGLGASALVSLTLGAFARLPFWPLVGLVLGYGVVISLDSAPTSTTITEVVAADRVGTALAVQSLVGTIPGVLAPVVFGAALDAGGYGLAFQTLGVAAALGVVATLALRNDATESRPGGA; from the coding sequence ATGAAGGGTCGAACGCGGAATCTCGGGGCGATCTGTGGGATGCTGGCGCTCTCGTCGCTGCTGTGGTTCAATTACTCCGCGGTGCTCCCGCTGGTCGTCGACGACTGGGACCTCTCGAGCGTCCAGGCGGGCGTCGTCTACAGCGCGTTCCAGGCTGGCTACCTCCTGCTCGTGGTTCCTGTGGGATTGCTCGCGGATCGTCGATCGACGCGCCACGTCATCGCGGTCGGTGCGACCGTCTCGGCGGTTGCGACCCTCGCGTTCGCGCTCCTCGCTCGAGGATTCCTCACCGGGACGGTCCTGCGGTTCGTCGCCGGCCTCGGGATGGCGGCCGTCTACGTGCCGGGAATGCGATTCGTCAGCGACTGGTATCCCGTCGATCGGGGCCGTGCCATGGGCGTCTACGTCGGGACGTTCTCGGTCAGCAGCGGTTTCTCGTTCGTTCTCGCGTCGTCGGTGGCCGCCCGGTTCGGATGGCGGGCGGCACTGGCGGCGACCGGCCTGCTCGCACTCGGTGCCGGCCCCCTCCTTCTCGGTGTCGGGAGCGATCCCGACGTGCCCGATCGCTCGACGGCGTCGATCGACTTCTCGGTGCTTCGCAACCGGGCGTACCTGCTGACCGTCGGGGTCTACTCGGCACACAACTGGGAGTTGTTCGGGGTTCGCAACTGGCTGCCGGCCTTTCTCGTTTCGACGACCGCGATCGCTGCGACGGGCCAGCCGGCGACCATCGCCGGCGCGGTCGCGGGTGCAGTGACGGCGATGAGCGGCGTCGGCAACCTCGCCGGCGGCTGGATCTCGGACCGCGTCGGTCGACCTCGAGTCATCGCGGTCGGTCTCGGTGCGAGCGCGCTCGTGAGCCTCACGCTCGGCGCGTTCGCTCGACTGCCGTTCTGGCCGCTCGTCGGCCTCGTCCTCGGGTACGGCGTCGTCATCTCGCTCGACAGCGCGCCTACCTCGACGACGATCACCGAGGTCGTCGCCGCCGACCGCGTCGGCACTGCCCTCGCGGTCCAGTCGCTCGTCGGAACGATCCCGGGCGTCCTCGCACCGGTCGTCTTCGGCGCGGCACTCGATGCCGGCGGATACGGACTGGCGTTTCAGACGCTCGGCGTCGCGGCGGCACTCGGGGTGGTCGCGACGCTCGCGCTTCGGAACGACGCGACGGAGAGCCGACCCGGAGGGGCGTGA
- a CDS encoding phosphate uptake regulator PhoU — translation METRKVQLSGGTTYTVSLPKSWAREHGIKAGSVLSLHPNGDASLLVEAAAGCDTADRTTSIDVATDSDDAIRQRIHAVHAVGFDSVTLVDTTGHPEGRRKLIERTLSELSGFELLEATDTRIRLTNLIDAENVDVRKSTLRLRLVMLAMHRDAVTAVIEGDEELARRVIERDGEADKLFAMITRHFRRSLTDLREVEKLEWGRDDLFEYYYAARQFERIADHAEKIAEFTLEPDASIRDAYADRISALGTSSRQVVDDAADAILTDAGIEAANEALAGRDQLMNRLEDLDRDLYDHDVPGEAYVLGLLLDSLRRTAEYGANVAEIALQQITRRNVVDR, via the coding sequence ATGGAGACACGCAAGGTTCAGCTCTCCGGTGGCACGACGTACACCGTCTCGCTCCCGAAGTCCTGGGCGCGAGAACACGGTATCAAAGCCGGATCGGTCCTCTCCTTACACCCGAACGGGGACGCCTCGCTGCTCGTCGAGGCGGCGGCAGGCTGTGACACCGCCGACCGCACGACGTCGATCGACGTCGCGACCGATAGCGACGACGCGATCCGCCAGCGCATTCACGCCGTCCACGCGGTCGGCTTCGACTCGGTGACACTCGTCGACACGACGGGACATCCGGAGGGACGCCGCAAACTGATCGAGCGAACGCTGTCGGAACTCTCGGGGTTCGAACTCCTCGAGGCGACCGACACGCGCATCCGGCTGACGAACCTCATCGACGCCGAGAACGTGGACGTCAGAAAGAGCACCCTCCGGCTCCGGCTGGTGATGCTCGCGATGCACCGGGACGCGGTGACGGCCGTCATCGAGGGTGACGAAGAACTGGCCCGGCGGGTCATCGAACGCGACGGCGAGGCCGACAAACTGTTCGCAATGATCACGCGTCACTTCCGACGCTCGCTAACCGACCTCCGCGAAGTCGAGAAACTCGAGTGGGGCCGGGACGATCTCTTCGAGTACTACTACGCCGCTCGGCAGTTCGAGCGCATCGCCGACCACGCCGAGAAGATCGCCGAATTTACGCTCGAACCGGACGCGTCGATCCGCGACGCGTACGCCGACAGGATCTCGGCACTCGGAACTTCCTCTCGGCAGGTCGTCGACGACGCCGCCGACGCGATCCTCACCGACGCCGGCATCGAGGCCGCAAACGAGGCACTCGCCGGACGCGACCAGCTGATGAACCGCCTCGAGGACCTCGACCGTGACCTCTACGACCACGACGTGCCGGGCGAGGCCTACGTGCTCGGTCTCTTGCTCGACAGTCTACGCCGGACGGCCGAGTACGGCGCGAACGTGGCCGAGATCGCCCTCCAGCAGATCACCCGGCGGAACGTCGTCGACCGATAG
- a CDS encoding PhoU family transcriptional regulator — MSREMWHRPRDAIRQGRDATLAQVVEAIDRTAPETKARLAAEVGISEQYLSELLQELKRDDVVRKAYVVDDAAVYANADAVSPLHAGRRVGGATADGERSERATDSTTDPGDRAQTVLDLLARLDDVTATQYAAARQSFVGEEPDRPAGALESLANERYSAVLSELKSYTLTTDWPGNRVAADLATIATNLEIVGDRACFVADVVDSQAVATSGVVEERVCDIFEAGETINGHLRSILFECDLAAHDDLIVQEETVHRDLDELFELVTAYDQEMYGYLVTVTRALERAIYYWVHAAEIAVHLHSGVQPDHVLI, encoded by the coding sequence ATGTCCCGGGAAATGTGGCACCGACCGCGAGATGCGATCCGACAGGGTCGCGACGCGACGCTCGCGCAGGTCGTCGAAGCTATCGACCGCACCGCGCCGGAGACGAAAGCGCGACTGGCAGCGGAAGTCGGCATCTCCGAACAGTACCTCTCCGAACTGCTCCAGGAACTGAAACGGGACGACGTCGTCCGGAAGGCGTACGTCGTCGACGACGCCGCAGTGTACGCCAACGCAGACGCCGTCTCGCCGCTCCACGCTGGCCGTCGCGTCGGCGGTGCGACCGCCGACGGGGAGCGAAGCGAACGTGCGACTGACTCGACGACGGACCCCGGCGATCGAGCCCAGACCGTACTGGACCTGCTGGCACGACTCGACGACGTGACGGCGACCCAGTACGCGGCTGCCCGCCAGTCGTTCGTCGGCGAGGAACCCGACCGGCCGGCGGGCGCGCTCGAGTCGCTGGCAAACGAACGCTACTCGGCGGTCCTCTCGGAGCTCAAGTCGTACACGCTGACGACGGACTGGCCGGGCAACCGTGTCGCCGCCGATCTCGCGACGATCGCGACGAACCTCGAGATCGTCGGCGACCGCGCCTGCTTCGTCGCCGACGTCGTCGACAGCCAGGCGGTGGCGACCTCCGGCGTCGTTGAGGAGCGCGTCTGTGACATCTTCGAGGCGGGCGAGACGATCAACGGCCACCTCAGATCCATCCTCTTCGAGTGCGACCTCGCGGCTCACGACGACCTCATCGTCCAGGAGGAGACCGTCCACCGCGACTTAGACGAACTGTTCGAACTGGTCACGGCGTACGACCAGGAGATGTACGGCTACCTGGTGACGGTGACGCGGGCGCTCGAGCGCGCCATCTACTACTGGGTCCACGCCGCCGAGATCGCGGTTCACCTCCACTCCGGCGTCCAGCCCGATCACGTGCTGATCTGA
- a CDS encoding flavodoxin domain-containing protein, which yields MVSFLIAYGTDEGQTATVAEYIETVLIGRGHDVTTRDVTEASDALVDDADAVLVGSPVINRKHLPEVVAFVERNSETLATRPTAFFQLSFASAIPTDWARDGAQEWVDGLVERTGWQPGRVGLFAGAVKYTQYGAFTRLFFRLFSAITTGDTDTSRDYEYTDWDEVESFATDFAALVERRVAAETSQTDDRTATVQEWKSVTTNREHESSPRERGRGRRLAEIGLFAGLLGVVYWLVRRQSLRQS from the coding sequence ATGGTATCGTTTCTCATCGCGTACGGAACCGACGAGGGACAGACGGCGACCGTCGCCGAGTACATCGAAACCGTTCTCATCGGCCGTGGACACGACGTCACAACGCGAGACGTGACGGAGGCGTCGGACGCGCTCGTCGACGACGCCGACGCGGTGCTCGTCGGCTCGCCTGTCATCAATCGCAAACACCTGCCGGAAGTCGTCGCGTTCGTCGAGCGAAACAGCGAGACGCTCGCGACGCGGCCAACCGCGTTTTTCCAGCTGTCCTTTGCCTCGGCCATTCCAACCGACTGGGCTCGAGACGGCGCTCAGGAGTGGGTGGATGGCCTCGTCGAACGCACCGGATGGCAGCCCGGCCGCGTCGGGCTCTTTGCCGGTGCGGTCAAATACACGCAATACGGGGCCTTCACGCGGCTCTTTTTTAGGCTGTTTTCGGCGATAACGACCGGCGATACGGATACCTCACGGGATTACGAGTACACCGACTGGGACGAGGTCGAGTCGTTCGCCACCGACTTCGCCGCGCTCGTCGAACGGCGTGTCGCTGCCGAAACGTCACAGACCGACGACCGTACCGCCACGGTGCAAGAGTGGAAGTCGGTAACGACGAACCGCGAGCACGAGTCGTCGCCCCGGGAACGCGGGCGTGGTCGTCGGCTCGCCGAAATCGGACTCTTCGCCGGACTCCTCGGCGTCGTATACTGGCTAGTCCGCAGGCAATCGCTTCGACAGTCCTGA
- a CDS encoding DapH/DapD/GlmU-related protein produces MTSIDFERRDDGYYVASHNARSVDELSPEPTVHESVQISDSSLGSWTEVRPGCRLLESDLGDYTYLMERVQLDYTTIGKFGNVASDARLGPTNHPIDRPTAHHFTYRAAMYGLGEDDDAIFEWRADQPVEVGHDVWIGHGATVLPGTTVGNGAVVAAGAVVVDDVPPYTIVGGVPAEPIRRRFPEDVAARLEATEWWHWDHETLADRLADFRDLETFLSTYAPEQPESSRTD; encoded by the coding sequence ATGACGTCTATCGACTTCGAACGACGAGACGACGGGTACTACGTTGCGTCGCACAACGCGCGAAGCGTCGACGAGCTGTCGCCCGAACCGACCGTACACGAGTCAGTTCAGATCAGCGACAGCAGCCTCGGATCGTGGACGGAAGTGCGTCCTGGCTGCCGTCTCCTCGAGTCGGACCTGGGCGACTACACGTACCTCATGGAGCGGGTCCAGCTCGACTACACCACGATCGGCAAGTTCGGCAACGTCGCCTCCGACGCTCGCCTCGGGCCGACGAACCACCCCATCGATCGCCCGACCGCCCACCACTTCACCTACCGGGCGGCGATGTACGGACTCGGTGAAGACGACGACGCCATCTTCGAGTGGCGGGCCGACCAGCCGGTCGAAGTCGGTCACGACGTCTGGATCGGTCACGGCGCGACGGTCCTTCCGGGGACCACCGTGGGCAACGGGGCCGTCGTCGCCGCCGGCGCGGTCGTCGTCGACGACGTTCCCCCGTACACCATCGTCGGCGGCGTCCCCGCCGAACCGATCCGCCGGCGCTTCCCCGAAGACGTCGCCGCACGACTCGAGGCCACCGAATGGTGGCACTGGGACCACGAGACGCTCGCAGACCGGCTCGCGGACTTTCGCGACCTCGAGACGTTCCTCTCGACGTACGCGCCCGAGCAGCCCGAGTCGTCCCGGACCGACTGA
- the phnE gene encoding phosphonate ABC transporter, permease protein PhnE codes for MSSGSPSDSRSLREYFGFDDAGGSAVDRKLTELKRRKTIRRLWTVLGVVVGGIVFYQSLLTTEFTLSQLFTQFPFFLDALAEYFPPTTYYGIPFIDVGQYWNFMQEAELFRASGVTMAIAFAGTVLGLPGALLFGILASERVVPYPFNFLFRATMSFIRAIPALVWALIFIPLGGVSPFTGVLAIMVDTTGYLGRLFTDELEEIADGPIEGVESTGASKPQVISFGMLSQVFRQFIAWIAFDLEHNVRVAISLGLIGAGGLGLELDIQRRTFNYTEMMACIILIVVLAGSVELASQRVRSYLRDDDEVEQTGILEALWTAPRKILESTAGRR; via the coding sequence GTGAGTTCCGGCTCGCCGTCCGACAGCCGGAGTCTCCGAGAGTACTTCGGATTCGACGACGCCGGCGGATCGGCCGTCGACCGGAAGTTGACCGAACTGAAGCGCCGGAAGACGATCCGACGGCTCTGGACCGTCCTGGGTGTCGTCGTTGGCGGGATCGTGTTCTACCAGAGCCTCCTGACGACCGAGTTTACCCTCAGCCAGCTGTTCACGCAGTTTCCGTTCTTCCTCGACGCGCTCGCCGAGTACTTTCCGCCGACTACCTACTACGGTATCCCCTTCATCGACGTCGGACAGTACTGGAACTTCATGCAGGAAGCGGAACTGTTCCGCGCGTCGGGCGTGACGATGGCGATCGCGTTCGCGGGGACCGTTCTCGGTCTGCCGGGTGCGCTCCTCTTTGGCATCCTCGCGAGCGAGCGCGTCGTCCCGTACCCCTTCAACTTCCTCTTTCGCGCGACGATGAGCTTCATCCGGGCGATTCCGGCACTCGTCTGGGCGCTCATCTTCATCCCGCTCGGCGGCGTCTCGCCGTTCACGGGCGTGCTCGCGATCATGGTCGACACGACCGGGTATCTCGGGCGACTGTTCACCGACGAACTCGAGGAGATCGCGGACGGCCCGATCGAGGGTGTCGAGAGCACGGGCGCGAGCAAACCCCAGGTCATCTCGTTCGGGATGCTGAGCCAGGTCTTCCGCCAGTTCATCGCCTGGATCGCGTTCGACCTCGAACACAACGTCCGGGTCGCGATCAGCCTCGGCCTGATCGGCGCCGGCGGGCTGGGACTGGAGCTGGACATCCAGCGGCGGACCTTCAACTACACGGAGATGATGGCCTGCATCATCCTCATCGTCGTGCTGGCGGGTTCTGTCGAACTCGCGAGCCAGCGCGTTCGGTCGTACCTTCGCGACGACGACGAGGTCGAACAGACCGGGATCCTGGAGGCGCTCTGGACGGCTCCCAGGAAGATCCTCGAGTCGACGGCCGGCCGGCGGTGA
- a CDS encoding phosphonate ABC transporter ATP-binding protein, with product MSTLTVENLTKEYGDVTALDDVSFEIEDEFVVLLGESGAGKSTMLRCINGLTEPTSGGIYLDGNPLEESQPSIGMIFQQHNLVDGVSAYLNALTGSLERTGFLSSVFQWQDRADKLRALEALQTVGLLDEAHQRVSQMSGGQQQRVGIARALVQDPDLLLADEPVASLDPASAETVMGYLRKAAGVHEVTALVSLHQVNIAAHFGDRFIGLRDGQLLFDVGQGELTPSLIDDLYGSVETVGLAEQNSGDGPGDRTEPHTEWRVEA from the coding sequence ATGAGTACACTCACAGTGGAGAACCTGACGAAGGAGTACGGAGACGTGACGGCGCTAGACGACGTCTCCTTCGAGATCGAGGACGAGTTCGTCGTCCTTCTCGGGGAGTCCGGCGCCGGAAAGTCGACGATGCTGCGGTGTATCAACGGCCTCACCGAACCGACCAGCGGCGGCATCTACCTCGACGGGAACCCTCTCGAGGAGTCCCAGCCGTCGATCGGGATGATCTTCCAGCAGCACAACCTCGTCGACGGCGTCTCTGCGTACCTCAACGCGCTCACCGGTTCGCTGGAACGGACGGGGTTCCTGTCCAGCGTGTTCCAGTGGCAGGATCGAGCCGACAAGCTTCGGGCGCTCGAAGCCCTCCAGACCGTCGGCCTCCTGGACGAGGCCCACCAGCGCGTCTCGCAGATGAGCGGCGGCCAACAGCAGCGCGTCGGCATCGCGCGAGCGCTCGTGCAGGATCCCGACCTGTTGCTCGCCGACGAACCCGTCGCGAGCCTCGATCCCGCAAGTGCCGAGACCGTGATGGGCTACCTGCGGAAGGCTGCGGGCGTCCACGAGGTGACGGCGCTCGTGAGCCTCCACCAGGTCAACATCGCCGCACACTTCGGCGATCGATTCATCGGGCTGCGAGACGGCCAACTGCTCTTCGACGTCGGACAGGGCGAACTCACGCCCTCGCTGATCGACGACCTGTACGGCAGCGTCGAGACGGTCGGGCTCGCCGAGCAGAACTCGGGTGACGGCCCCGGCGACCGGACAGAGCCCCACACCGAGTGGAGGGTCGAAGCGTGA
- a CDS encoding PhnD/SsuA/transferrin family substrate-binding protein, with protein sequence MSDETSADASTMQDGRERTMTERLSRRRFAIGAATGTAALTGLAGCSGVISSDDGDVVTMLLTPDTPSDVRPQYEPVHDMLEGEIDGLDLEMEVPNDYSAVRQALNSEQGEIGMDDVTLISNPDVMDLFGTAVTGGTAFYFSMMLTKPDSNIQERTDLEGKNVAFADRLSTSGSIFAVYALKEAGLDVGDAPDGDPVDFDGTWSNHADAVQRVINDDADACCTWSGNGMSYLAEGQELPERVEEEDSFIDNRGEKEETLRPFWWSFPIPKQPIYARSSWDSPMKEKIRETLLASDEELIQEYMPDDYNETDLPFTTLEETGMDNYEPVITRLDDLGIELG encoded by the coding sequence ATGTCAGACGAGACCAGCGCTGACGCATCTACCATGCAGGACGGGCGAGAACGGACGATGACCGAACGGCTGAGCCGTCGCCGATTCGCGATCGGTGCCGCGACAGGCACCGCGGCGTTGACCGGGTTGGCCGGCTGTTCGGGCGTCATTTCCAGTGACGACGGCGACGTCGTGACGATGTTGCTGACGCCGGATACGCCCTCGGACGTCCGTCCGCAGTACGAACCGGTCCACGACATGCTGGAGGGCGAGATCGACGGTCTCGACCTGGAGATGGAAGTGCCCAACGACTACTCGGCGGTCCGACAGGCCCTGAACAGCGAACAGGGCGAGATCGGGATGGACGACGTGACGCTCATCTCGAATCCGGACGTGATGGACCTCTTCGGCACGGCAGTGACCGGCGGGACTGCGTTTTACTTCTCGATGATGCTCACCAAACCCGACTCCAACATCCAGGAGCGGACCGATCTGGAGGGCAAAAATGTCGCGTTCGCCGACCGCCTCTCCACGAGCGGGTCGATCTTCGCCGTCTACGCCCTGAAAGAGGCCGGGCTCGACGTCGGGGACGCCCCCGACGGCGATCCCGTCGATTTCGACGGGACCTGGTCGAACCACGCAGACGCCGTCCAGCGGGTGATAAACGACGACGCCGACGCGTGCTGTACGTGGAGCGGCAACGGGATGTCGTACCTCGCCGAGGGCCAGGAACTCCCTGAACGGGTCGAAGAGGAGGACTCGTTCATCGATAACCGCGGGGAGAAAGAGGAGACGCTCCGTCCGTTCTGGTGGTCGTTCCCCATTCCGAAACAGCCGATCTACGCGAGGAGTTCGTGGGACTCGCCGATGAAAGAGAAGATCCGCGAGACGCTGCTCGCGTCCGACGAGGAGCTGATCCAGGAGTACATGCCCGACGATTACAACGAGACCGACCTGCCGTTCACGACGCTCGAGGAGACGGGGATGGACAACTACGAGCCGGTCATCACGCGGCTCGACGACCTCGGTATCGAACTCGGGTAA
- the phnG gene encoding phosphonate C-P lyase system protein PhnG: protein MENPHDRSDRFELIAACDGDVLARLANQVLADDPSLSVLQEPTPQLVMQQVVEPVERRPFNLGEVVVTPAEVKLGDERGFAMVSGKDERGALSGAIVDAAVAGGHRLADDIATRLGEVATNHQEERAREWAESKHTAVEFETMEDDL from the coding sequence ATGGAAAATCCACACGACCGTTCGGATCGGTTCGAGCTCATCGCTGCGTGTGACGGCGACGTGCTCGCCCGGTTGGCGAACCAGGTGCTGGCGGACGATCCCTCCCTGTCCGTCCTGCAGGAACCGACACCACAGCTCGTGATGCAACAGGTCGTCGAACCCGTCGAGCGGCGGCCGTTCAACCTCGGCGAGGTCGTCGTCACCCCGGCCGAAGTGAAACTGGGCGACGAACGCGGGTTCGCGATGGTCTCCGGCAAAGACGAGCGAGGCGCACTCTCGGGTGCCATCGTCGACGCAGCGGTCGCCGGCGGTCATCGACTCGCCGACGACATCGCGACGCGGCTGGGCGAGGTCGCCACAAACCATCAGGAAGAACGCGCCCGCGAGTGGGCGGAGAGCAAACACACCGCCGTCGAGTTCGAAACCATGGAGGACGACCTGTGA
- the phnH gene encoding phosphonate C-P lyase system protein PhnH codes for MRAIDVDPVHGTRRTFRTLCDAMSRPGTVHRTRTAPADYAVVAALVDHEVTFHSSDEELTEALASQGRLEAAPPAEADVVHTKGVPSWDVRDLERGSLVEPSEGATVVYRVDGLAASPEDGQTAVTVTGPGVDGATTFGVGLPEAEVTALADAQSDYPCGVDAVFTSGDAVAALPRSVTFRVANDGERGSEDDGGER; via the coding sequence GTGAGAGCGATCGACGTCGACCCCGTCCACGGGACGCGACGGACGTTCCGCACGCTGTGTGACGCGATGAGTCGTCCCGGAACCGTCCACCGAACGCGGACTGCGCCTGCCGACTACGCCGTCGTCGCCGCCCTGGTCGACCACGAGGTGACGTTCCACTCGAGCGACGAGGAACTCACCGAGGCGCTGGCCAGCCAGGGACGACTCGAGGCGGCCCCTCCGGCCGAGGCGGACGTCGTCCACACGAAGGGAGTGCCCTCGTGGGACGTCCGGGACCTCGAGCGCGGGTCACTCGTCGAGCCGAGCGAGGGTGCGACGGTCGTCTACCGGGTCGACGGGCTGGCGGCGAGTCCGGAAGACGGACAGACCGCGGTCACCGTCACCGGCCCTGGCGTCGACGGAGCGACGACGTTCGGTGTCGGACTGCCCGAAGCGGAGGTGACCGCGCTCGCGGACGCACAATCGGACTATCCGTGCGGCGTCGACGCCGTCTTCACGAGCGGCGACGCAGTCGCCGCCCTCCCGCGATCGGTCACCTTTCGGGTCGCGAACGACGGCGAACGCGGTTCCGAGGACGACGGAGGTGAGCGCTAG
- a CDS encoding carbon-phosphorus lyase complex subunit PhnI: protein MGYVAVKAGEELIQRAEDLFEKQRLADEDAPITVDQLEGQLERLTAQAMSEAGLYAPRLAALAVKQAQGDTVEAAFLLRAYRSTLERWDESVPVEPSAMFATRRVSPAFKDVPGGQILGPTKDYTQRLLDFELEDEDEGEDPTADWDLEDAEPTTLTNVVDVLREEGLVSEPDEPDVDAPTDTTREPVTFPVERDAVLQELARGETGAVTALGYSALRGYGQVHPTLAEVRVGKLPLTIEHPYTGDEVTVADVAVSESEAVVPVYAKRDDPQFAFGYGLTFGRNERKAISMTILDASIQLESEDEPAENAEFVLDVVDGMDSFGFIEHLKLPHYVTFQSILDRIRAIRERKVAGTTDDEAEPATDDGTDPTERESSESEPSDRETIEASDDD from the coding sequence ATGGGCTACGTCGCCGTCAAGGCTGGCGAGGAGCTCATCCAGCGGGCCGAAGACCTCTTCGAGAAACAGCGCCTCGCCGACGAGGACGCCCCCATAACCGTCGACCAGCTCGAGGGACAGCTCGAGCGACTCACCGCCCAGGCGATGAGCGAGGCAGGACTGTACGCACCGCGACTGGCCGCACTCGCCGTGAAGCAGGCGCAAGGCGACACCGTCGAGGCGGCCTTCCTGCTGCGTGCGTACCGCTCGACGCTGGAGCGGTGGGACGAGTCGGTCCCCGTCGAACCGTCGGCGATGTTCGCCACCCGGCGCGTCTCGCCAGCGTTCAAAGACGTCCCTGGCGGACAGATCCTCGGGCCGACGAAAGACTACACGCAGCGGCTGCTCGACTTCGAACTCGAGGACGAGGACGAGGGCGAAGACCCGACGGCAGACTGGGACCTCGAGGACGCCGAGCCGACGACGCTCACAAACGTCGTGGACGTGCTCCGCGAGGAGGGGCTGGTCTCCGAACCCGACGAACCGGACGTCGACGCGCCGACGGACACCACCCGCGAGCCGGTCACGTTCCCGGTCGAGCGCGACGCCGTCCTCCAGGAACTCGCACGCGGAGAGACGGGTGCGGTGACCGCGCTCGGCTACTCCGCGCTGCGAGGGTACGGACAGGTCCATCCGACGCTGGCGGAAGTCCGCGTCGGAAAGCTACCGCTGACAATCGAGCACCCCTACACGGGCGACGAGGTGACCGTCGCGGACGTCGCGGTCAGCGAGAGCGAGGCGGTCGTCCCGGTGTACGCGAAACGAGACGACCCCCAGTTCGCCTTCGGCTACGGGCTGACGTTCGGGCGAAACGAGCGCAAGGCCATCTCGATGACCATCCTCGACGCCTCGATCCAGCTCGAAAGCGAGGACGAACCCGCGGAGAACGCCGAGTTCGTCCTCGACGTGGTCGACGGGATGGACTCGTTTGGCTTCATCGAGCACCTCAAACTCCCTCACTACGTCACGTTCCAGTCGATCCTGGACCGCATCCGCGCCATTCGCGAGCGGAAGGTCGCGGGGACCACGGACGACGAAGCCGAACCCGCAACCGACGACGGCACGGACCCGACCGAGCGCGAGTCGAGCGAAAGCGAACCGAGCGATCGAGAGACGATCGAGGCGAGCGACGATGACTGA